CCGCCGTGTCGTGCATTACGAACAAAGCGGCCGGACTCTCGCTCGAGAAGCTCAATCACGCTGAGGTGATGGAGGCGGGTCGGGCGGTCGCCGGACGCTTTGAAGCGCTGATTGCCGAGTTCGTAGGGCGCCTGCCGTAGCAGGCGTCATCGCGTCTGCCACCGTTACCGTTTGGCGGGGGTACGCGGCAATCCTGCGAGGCGCGTCTTGAAGGTCTGAAAGGCGCGAGTGTCGCGGGTGAGCGACTTGAGCACCACCGGATTGATCTTCTGGATCTCGGCTTCGGTGTTGGCCACGCGGCTTTCTTCGATCGGGTGGGACGCGAAGAAGGCATCGACGCCACTCGGGTTGCGCTGGCGTTCGGCAATCAAGATGCGGAACATGCTCGGCATGCCACGCGGGTCGATACCGGCGCGCGTTACGTACGTCACGCCGAACTTGTCGGCCGACGCTTCGTCATCACGACTGAACTTGGCGAAGCCGGCCTGCGCGCCGACTTGCACGGCGGCTCCAGCCACGCCCTGACAGGCCGAGGGCACAAACAGGCATAAGCCCGTCAGGCCGATGTTGGCGCGCTGCGCCTTCGCCATCTGCTGCATGCTGTGGCGTTGCGTGACGTGCGCGATCTCGTGTCCGAGCACGCCGGCCAGCTCGGACATGTTGGTGGTCTTCTCGATGAGACCGCGATACACGTAGATATGGCCGCCGGGCACAGCGAAGGCGTTGATCTCCCCTTGGTCGACCACGTTGAAGCGCCACGTCAGGCTTCGGTCGTCGGAGACGCGCGCTATGGAGTCGCCCAGCACGTTGAGGTAGCGTACGACATCGGGGTCGCGGATCATGGGCAACTCGCGCTCGACCTGCTGCGCGTAGTCGTTGCCCATCGCCACCTCTTCCTGGGTGGCGGGCACACAGGCCGCTAGCCCGAATGCGGCCGCGAGGCCGATGATCGCCAACTTGTTGTTCCGTCGTGTATTCTCACGCATGGCTGTCGCCTGTCCGAAATGCTGGTGTGTTCTGAAGGTGCTTCCCGTCCAACGGATGGCATAGCGCGTGCCAGCCCCTGATGCATACCCCACTCGCCACTGTTTGCCCCGTGAAGCTACTGAGTCTGGCTCGTGACCTGCAGCGCCGCAAAGCGCGTGAGCGGCAGCACCGATTCGTCGCCGAAGGCGTGCGTACGGTCGAGGCGTTGCTGGCCTCGGGGCTGCCGGTGGACGGGATGCTGGTGACGGCCGCCCTCCGTGAGCAGGCGCGCGGGCGGGCGCTGATGGAGGCCGCCGAAGGCCGCGGAATCGCCGTGGCCGACGTGAGCGACGCGGAACTGGAGAGCGCGGCGGACACCGACACCCCGCAAGGCGTTCTGGCGGTAGCGCCCATCCCTGAGCGGTCATTGCGGGCCCCGGAGGGTGCCGCCAGTCGATTTCTGGTGCTGGATGCTCTCCAGGACCCAGGCAACGTGGGCACGGTCATCAGAACGGCGGCGGCGCTGGGCGTGACGGCGACCGTGGCTTTGCCGGGAACCGTTGACCTCTGGAACGCTAAAGTCGTCCGTAGCACGATGGGCGCACTCTTCGTGCATCCGGCGCTACCGATGTCGTGGGAGGCGTTCGCGGACTTTGCCGCGACGCACGCTGTGCCCGTGTGGGCGGCGGACACCGATGGTGTTCCTCTCGATCAGGTCACGACGGCCTCACTGCCGGCGCATCTGGCGCTGGTGGTCAGCAACGAAGGGGCCGGATTGTCGGCACAGCTCTCTGCGGCGGTCACGTCGCGGGTGGCGATCCGGATGGCGCCCGGTATCGAATCGCTGAACGTGGCGGTGGCAACGGGGATCCTGTTGCACGCGCTCCGCGTCGAGTAATCGCTGCATCGTCGCCGTTTCGCTGGTCGCCGTTTCGCCTTCGCCCAACTCCGTGCTGCCCATTACTGCTGATTTCGTCACGCTCGTTCTGCTGCCGGTGTTCGTGCTCGGCGCGTCGATCGGGTCGTTCCTGAACGTCTGCATTTC
This region of Gemmatimonas groenlandica genomic DNA includes:
- a CDS encoding M48 family metallopeptidase — its product is MRENTRRNNKLAIIGLAAAFGLAACVPATQEEVAMGNDYAQQVERELPMIRDPDVVRYLNVLGDSIARVSDDRSLTWRFNVVDQGEINAFAVPGGHIYVYRGLIEKTTNMSELAGVLGHEIAHVTQRHSMQQMAKAQRANIGLTGLCLFVPSACQGVAGAAVQVGAQAGFAKFSRDDEASADKFGVTYVTRAGIDPRGMPSMFRILIAERQRNPSGVDAFFASHPIEESRVANTEAEIQKINPVVLKSLTRDTRAFQTFKTRLAGLPRTPAKR
- a CDS encoding TrmH family RNA methyltransferase, with translation MKLLSLARDLQRRKARERQHRFVAEGVRTVEALLASGLPVDGMLVTAALREQARGRALMEAAEGRGIAVADVSDAELESAADTDTPQGVLAVAPIPERSLRAPEGAASRFLVLDALQDPGNVGTVIRTAAALGVTATVALPGTVDLWNAKVVRSTMGALFVHPALPMSWEAFADFAATHAVPVWAADTDGVPLDQVTTASLPAHLALVVSNEGAGLSAQLSAAVTSRVAIRMAPGIESLNVAVATGILLHALRVE